Below is a window of Cyanobacteria bacterium FACHB-DQ100 DNA.
GGAAACCTATTAAAAATATAAAAACCGGATCTAGCTTCTTAGATCCGGTTTTTTGTTTAAATAAATTCGCGGATATATTGATTGACTAACTCCGGCTGCTCCTGTTGCACCCAGTGGCTACAGTTTGGAATATAGCGAATTTGAAAATCTCTCACGTATTGCTCGGTTCCATAAGTCAACTCTTTGCCTAGGGCTGTATCTTTTTCTCCCCAAATCATTAGGGTTGGTACGTCTAGAATGCCCCAATTCTTTCCAACGATTCCAGACTGAAATGCGTTGCGATAGTAATTAATTGCTGAAGTCAGAGCACCTCGTTTTGCCATTGCGTCTTTATAGCGATCGAGATCTGCTTGACTAAATGCATTCTTATTCACTGCCATTCCTAGAAACGCATTTTCTAACGCTTTATAGTCGTCTAGCTGAATTAAAAGTTCGGGCAAAATGGGGAGCTGAAAGAAGAAGATATACGAGCTTTTTAGAAGCTGTTGCGGCGTTGTTAATCCCTGAGCAAATTTAGCTGGGTGGGGGAGATTCAAGATGATTAACTGATTGAGCAAGTTCGGATAAGTGTAAGCAAAATTCCAGGCGATCGCCCCTCCCCAGTCATGTCCAACTAACGTGCAGCGATCGTATCCCAATCCTTCGATTACACCTTTTACGTCTGCGACGAATTCAGACATTTTGTAGGCTGCTTTTGCCGTGGGTTTATCGCTATCGTTGTAGCCTCGCAGATCAATTGCAACTACTTTATGATCTTTGGCGAACTCTGGGATTTGATGCCGCCACGA
It encodes the following:
- a CDS encoding alpha/beta hydrolase, with product MIETWTHDRIHVNGINLHYVTQGQGDLILFLHGFPEFWYSWRHQIPEFAKDHKVVAIDLRGYNDSDKPTAKAAYKMSEFVADVKGVIEGLGYDRCTLVGHDWGGAIAWNFAYTYPNLLNQLIILNLPHPAKFAQGLTTPQQLLKSSYIFFFQLPILPELLIQLDDYKALENAFLGMAVNKNAFSQADLDRYKDAMAKRGALTSAINYYRNAFQSGIVGKNWGILDVPTLMIWGEKDTALGKELTYGTEQYVRDFQIRYIPNCSHWVQQEQPELVNQYIREFI